Part of the Paenibacillus sp. FSL R7-0273 genome is shown below.
CAGGTCTATTATATGAACAGCTCGCAGTCGTTCGCAGTTCAGGCTGCGTATCATGCGGCAGATATTCCTTATAAGGATGTTGTGGATTATTTGTACGTATTCTCCGTCCCTGATACAAGTAATGCCGGACAGTTCCAGCCCGGGGACCGGATCATCACGGTGGAAGGCCAGCATATTCCTGATCCGCAGGCCTTGTCGGCACTGCTGTCCTCCAGGAAGATTGGAGACCGGGTAGAGGCTGTTCTGCAGCGCGGCGGCAAGGAAATTACAGAGCAGGTGAAGTTAGTTGAGGTAAAGGATGCAGATAATGGAGGCGTTAAGCCCGGCTTCGGCGTTGTAATCGGAGCGGTCCAGAAGATTGAGCCCCAAATCCCCGGTAAAGGAGTCAGCTTCACTGACACGGATGTCGGCGGACCGTCAGCAGGGCTGATGTTTACGATGGAAATCTATAATCAGCTGACTCCTGGCGATCTGACCGCAGGCCACCGGATAGCCGGTACGGGGACTATTACTGCTGAAGGAACGGTTGGAGCCATCGGCGGGGTTAAGCATAAGATTGTCGCTGCGGACCGCGAGGGGGCAGAG
Proteins encoded:
- a CDS encoding SepM family pheromone-processing serine protease, with translation MRQQKRRVGIRSFAYLFTFVVILYVTVFMNTPYIVYQPGRASEVAPMIRVENADKDEKGTFMMTTVSASYANVALLIASVFNANSEVVLKEARLGDKTEQEYAAEQVYYMNSSQSFAVQAAYHAADIPYKDVVDYLYVFSVPDTSNAGQFQPGDRIITVEGQHIPDPQALSALLSSRKIGDRVEAVLQRGGKEITEQVKLVEVKDADNGGVKPGFGVVIGAVQKIEPQIPGKGVSFTDTDVGGPSAGLMFTMEIYNQLTPGDLTAGHRIAGTGTITAEGTVGAIGGVKHKIVAADREGAEVFFVPVKNYGEAKAKADQIGTAMKLVPVSTLDEALDYMEKLAATASPAA